From Lolium perenne isolate Kyuss_39 chromosome 5, Kyuss_2.0, whole genome shotgun sequence, a single genomic window includes:
- the LOC127304572 gene encoding uncharacterized protein, translated as MRWLHDWYLKVCRRGDAYLTVYLRDEHYFRGEDEINLELEELFQLFNQDALDKAVISCYCLMKKLEYKRGKLLPLGFIDPNTVHEVTVRDFAKDTEDNIVMFLEKQADKEDIFFPYNFNFHFILLIIDLHLGVVKVMDSKRKEYAEWADMAAILQRAWKRFINTVPGKWKPELTFEDYPCMRQEQGNNLCGYYVCTFMRDMACPKGGDARIHHTRMTRLRDTFITADQIKAIQQEIAGFFITEVLTPGGEHYRKIVTAEDIRRGDVVL; from the exons atgcgatggttgcatgactggtacctgaaagtctgtcgaagaggtgatgcctacctcacggtgtatcttagagatgagcattacttccggggggaagacgagataaaccttgagttagaagaactgtttcagttattcaatcaagacgccctcgacaaagctgtcatcagttgctactgcct aatgaagaagctggaatacaaaagaggcaagctcctaccgctggggttcatagacccaaacacagttcatgaagttacggttcgagacttcgccaaggacacagaggacaacatcgtaatgtttttagagaagcaagcagacaaagaggatatattctttccctacaacttcaa tttccactttattctcctaatcattgatcttcaccttggagtcgtaaaagtcatggactcgaaacgtaaagaatatgcggaatgggcggacatggctgccatcctccagag ggcttggaaacggttcatcaatactgttccgggtaaatggaaaccggagcttacatttgaagattaccct tgtatgaggcaggaacaagggaataacttatgtggatactacgtctgcaccttcatgcgtgacatggcctgtcccaagggtggggatgcccgtatacaccacactcgt atgacacgcctgcgggacactttcataacagcggatcaaataaaagcaattcaacaggaaatcgcgggattctttattaccgaggtccttaccccaggtggagagcactatcggaagatcgtgacggcggaggatattcgtcgaggagatgttgtattgtga